One part of the Bacillus sp. FJAT-27916 genome encodes these proteins:
- a CDS encoding HAD family hydrolase → MKDTIQEFQKTKNFLVCVDSDGCAMDTMGVKHEEAFGPRAVDVWELHSIKDHFLKVWNDINLYTRTRGINRFKGVVATFEALEKEGIEMPDISSFKKWTETTNELSNPSLERAIAETNDEQLKKALEWSHAVNRTIEEELAGNDKPVEGAKAGLETANNVADVAIVSSANGAAVLDEWTRHELSVHVDVMLGQEAGTKAYCIEQLKKFGYENTHVLMIGDAPGDLSAAEVNDVLYYPILVGKEKFSWDRFRDEALAKFLDGSFAGDYQQQLIQEFNDNLK, encoded by the coding sequence ATGAAAGATACGATTCAAGAATTTCAAAAGACGAAAAACTTTTTAGTTTGTGTTGACTCTGATGGCTGTGCCATGGATACGATGGGGGTAAAACACGAGGAAGCTTTTGGGCCACGCGCAGTTGACGTTTGGGAGCTTCATTCTATTAAAGATCACTTCCTTAAAGTATGGAATGATATCAATCTTTACACAAGAACAAGAGGAATTAACCGCTTTAAAGGGGTTGTCGCTACATTTGAAGCGTTAGAAAAAGAAGGTATTGAAATGCCTGATATCTCTTCCTTTAAAAAGTGGACTGAAACAACAAATGAGCTTTCCAATCCTTCACTTGAAAGAGCCATTGCTGAAACGAATGATGAGCAATTAAAGAAGGCTTTAGAATGGAGCCATGCGGTTAACCGTACCATTGAGGAAGAACTCGCAGGTAATGATAAACCTGTTGAAGGCGCTAAAGCTGGATTGGAAACGGCTAATAATGTGGCAGACGTAGCGATTGTTTCATCAGCTAACGGCGCAGCTGTACTTGATGAATGGACAAGACATGAACTTTCTGTACATGTTGATGTCATGCTTGGTCAAGAGGCTGGTACGAAAGCCTATTGCATCGAGCAATTGAAGAAATTCGGCTATGAGAATACACATGTATTGATGATTGGAGATGCTCCTGGAGACTTATCTGCTGCAGAAGTAAATGACGTTCTTTATTACCCGATTCTTGTTGGGAAAGAGAAGTTCTCATGGGATCGTTTCAGAGATGAAGCATTAGCAAAATTCCTAGATGGAAGCTTTGCGGGTGATTATCAGCAGCAGCTGATCCAGGAATTTAACGATAACTTGAAGTAA
- a CDS encoding SDR family oxidoreductase, with the protein MAVPFKMDLTGKVAAVTGGGGVLGSYFAKALAECGAKVAVMDLMQEAADKVAAEINAAGGTAIGVAANVLDKEALEAAREIVNKELGTVDILVNNAGGNNPKGTTDDEFYNAEAVKNNPEMKTFFDLDPKGVSFVFDLNFLGTLLPSQVFAQDMIGKKGANIINISSMNAYTPLTKIPAYSGAKAAISNFTQWCATYFAKAGIRVNAIAPGFLVTKQNEKLLFNEDGTPSARAGKILNSTPMERFGEPEELVGGLLYLASEEAASFVTGVVIPIDGGFSSYSGV; encoded by the coding sequence ATGGCAGTTCCATTCAAAATGGATTTAACAGGTAAAGTTGCAGCTGTAACTGGCGGCGGCGGTGTATTAGGTTCTTATTTCGCAAAAGCTTTGGCAGAATGCGGAGCAAAAGTAGCGGTTATGGACCTTATGCAAGAAGCAGCAGATAAGGTTGCTGCTGAAATTAATGCGGCTGGCGGAACAGCAATCGGTGTTGCTGCTAACGTATTAGATAAGGAAGCTCTTGAAGCTGCAAGAGAAATCGTGAATAAAGAACTTGGAACAGTGGATATTCTTGTCAACAATGCTGGCGGAAACAATCCAAAAGGTACAACAGATGATGAGTTCTACAATGCAGAAGCTGTAAAGAACAATCCAGAAATGAAAACATTCTTTGATTTAGACCCTAAAGGAGTTAGCTTCGTATTCGACCTTAACTTCTTAGGTACTCTTCTTCCTTCTCAAGTCTTCGCACAAGATATGATCGGGAAAAAAGGTGCAAACATCATTAACATCTCTTCTATGAATGCTTACACACCTTTAACAAAAATCCCTGCATACAGCGGAGCGAAAGCAGCAATCAGTAACTTCACACAATGGTGTGCAACTTACTTTGCGAAAGCTGGCATTCGTGTTAATGCGATTGCACCAGGATTCCTTGTTACAAAACAAAATGAAAAATTATTGTTCAATGAAGATGGCACTCCATCTGCTAGAGCAGGAAAAATTCTTAACAGCACTCCAATGGAACGCTTCGGTGAGCCAGAAGAATTAGTTGGCGGATTGTTATACCTAGCGAGTGAAGAGGCAGCAAGCTTCGTAACTGGCGTCGTTATTCCAATCGATGGCGGATTCTCTTCTTACTCTGGCGTTTAA
- the uxuA gene encoding mannonate dehydratase → MEMSFRWYGKTDTIPLEYIRQIPGMKGIVTAIYDIPVGEAWPMDKIEELKKTVEDAGLHISVIESVPVHEDIKIGLPTRDKYIENYKTTLRNLGKAGIPVVCYNFMPIFDWTRTDLEYRLPDGSTALIFEEEVAKKMDPLTGELSLPGWDSSYKKEDLQQLFDHYKNVDHEKLWENLEYFIKEIIPVAEEAGVKMAIHPDDPPFDIFGLPRIITNKENLERFVNLYDSPYNGLTMCSGSLGSHPENDFPEMLRYFGKKDRVNFVHARNVKLTGGMSFEESAHPSEYGSVDMYEVIKAMADFNYTGPIRPDHGRMIWGETGKPGYGLYDRALGATYLHGLWEAEQKNRK, encoded by the coding sequence ATGGAAATGAGTTTTCGTTGGTATGGAAAGACAGATACAATTCCGCTTGAATATATTCGCCAAATTCCAGGCATGAAGGGAATTGTAACAGCTATTTATGATATCCCGGTTGGTGAAGCTTGGCCGATGGATAAAATCGAGGAATTGAAAAAGACTGTAGAAGATGCAGGTCTTCATATTTCTGTTATCGAGAGTGTACCGGTTCATGAAGATATCAAAATCGGTTTGCCAACTCGTGATAAATATATCGAGAACTATAAAACAACTCTACGTAACCTTGGAAAAGCTGGCATTCCAGTTGTATGCTACAACTTCATGCCAATCTTTGACTGGACACGTACTGACTTAGAATACCGTCTTCCAGATGGTTCTACAGCTCTTATCTTCGAAGAAGAAGTAGCGAAGAAAATGGATCCATTAACAGGTGAACTTTCTTTACCAGGCTGGGATTCTAGCTATAAGAAAGAAGACCTTCAACAATTATTCGATCACTACAAAAACGTGGATCATGAAAAACTTTGGGAAAACCTTGAGTACTTCATTAAAGAAATCATCCCAGTTGCAGAAGAAGCTGGCGTGAAAATGGCCATCCACCCGGATGATCCTCCATTCGATATCTTTGGATTACCACGTATCATCACAAACAAAGAAAACTTGGAAAGATTCGTTAACCTATATGACAGCCCTTATAACGGCTTGACAATGTGCAGCGGTTCCCTTGGTTCACATCCTGAGAACGATTTCCCTGAAATGCTTCGTTACTTCGGTAAAAAAGACCGCGTAAACTTTGTACATGCTCGTAACGTTAAATTAACTGGCGGAATGTCATTTGAAGAAAGTGCTCACCCATCTGAGTACGGTTCCGTTGATATGTATGAAGTGATTAAAGCGATGGCAGACTTCAATTACACAGGCCCAATCCGTCCTGACCACGGAAGAATGATCTGGGGCGAAACAGGAAAACCAGGCTACGGCTTATATGATCGTGCACTAGGTGCAACATACTTACATGGTCTATGGGAAGCAGAACAAAAAAACAGAAAATAA
- the uxaC gene encoding glucuronate isomerase has product MTSFIHENFMLNNETAVRLYHTYAKDMPIYDYHCHLSPKDIAENRKFNNITELWLEGDHYKWRAMRAHGVGEEYITGDADPKEKFAAWAKTVPHTIGNALYHWTHIELKKYFGIEELLNEHTWEDIWNRCNELLQQDEYSVQALIKRSNVKVIGTTDEPTDDLKYHQQIAELPDFPVKVLPSFRPDKGLEINKATFVPFVETLEKVTGKSLETYEAFEQALLERVQYFHESGCRVSDHGVSEIPYAEFEESELNGIYEAGRSGKAVSLEDENKFKTALLMSLAKAYKERGWAMQIHFGAIRNNNTKMFRKLGPDAGFDSISDQGEVAAPLNALLDAMELNDSLPRTILYNLNPIYNELIGTTIQNFQVNEEGIAGRIQFGSGWWFNDTKPGMIRQLTALADQGLLSHFVGMLTDSRSFISYSRHEYFRRILCNLVGQWVEAGEIPNDQEMLKNLIEGICYNNARNYFVIEVV; this is encoded by the coding sequence TTGACTTCGTTTATTCATGAAAACTTTATGTTAAACAATGAAACAGCCGTCCGGTTGTATCACACATATGCAAAAGATATGCCAATCTATGATTATCATTGCCATCTATCCCCAAAGGATATCGCGGAGAATCGTAAATTCAATAATATTACCGAGCTATGGCTTGAAGGCGATCATTACAAATGGAGAGCCATGCGAGCGCACGGGGTTGGTGAAGAATATATCACAGGCGATGCGGATCCAAAGGAGAAATTTGCTGCTTGGGCGAAAACGGTCCCTCATACAATTGGGAATGCCTTGTATCATTGGACTCATATTGAGCTGAAGAAATACTTTGGTATTGAAGAGCTATTGAATGAGCATACATGGGAAGACATATGGAATCGTTGCAATGAATTGCTGCAGCAGGATGAATATTCTGTACAAGCTCTTATCAAACGGTCAAATGTTAAAGTAATCGGGACAACAGATGAACCGACTGATGACTTGAAATATCATCAGCAAATCGCTGAGCTTCCTGATTTTCCGGTGAAGGTATTGCCATCCTTCCGACCTGATAAAGGGTTAGAGATCAATAAGGCAACATTCGTTCCTTTTGTAGAAACACTTGAGAAGGTAACTGGAAAATCATTAGAAACGTATGAGGCCTTTGAGCAGGCATTACTAGAGAGAGTTCAATACTTCCATGAAAGCGGTTGTCGAGTATCAGACCATGGGGTGTCTGAGATTCCATACGCTGAGTTTGAAGAAAGTGAACTGAACGGTATTTATGAAGCGGGGCGCAGCGGTAAAGCTGTAAGCCTGGAAGATGAGAATAAATTTAAAACAGCCCTATTAATGAGTTTGGCAAAGGCCTACAAAGAGCGCGGTTGGGCTATGCAAATCCACTTTGGGGCAATCCGGAACAACAATACAAAAATGTTCCGCAAGCTTGGACCTGATGCAGGCTTTGATTCCATCAGCGACCAAGGGGAAGTGGCAGCACCATTAAATGCCCTTCTCGATGCGATGGAGCTGAATGATTCCTTGCCTAGAACGATTCTATATAACTTGAACCCAATTTATAACGAATTGATTGGGACTACGATTCAAAACTTCCAAGTCAATGAGGAAGGAATCGCAGGCAGAATTCAATTCGGTTCTGGATGGTGGTTCAATGACACAAAACCAGGCATGATTCGCCAATTAACGGCGCTTGCTGACCAAGGGCTATTAAGCCACTTCGTCGGAATGCTGACAGATTCACGCAGCTTTATCTCTTACAGCAGACATGAATACTTCCGCCGAATTCTATGTAACCTAGTTGGTCAATGGGTGGAAGCAGGGGAAATTCCAAATGATCAAGAAATGCTGAAAAACCTAATAGAAGGCATTTGTTATAACAACGCGAGAAACTACTTCGTAATCGAAGTAGTTTGA